The proteins below come from a single Rhizobium rhizoryzae genomic window:
- a CDS encoding ABC transporter ATP-binding protein → MADMQQAVINVRNLKVEFPGRRGTVTALSDVSLSIRPGEILGVVGESGAGKSMTGLAIQGLLERPGRIAGGEVWLGERRIDTLKDREMEKIRGREIGAIFQDPLTSLNPLFTVGAQLTETIRQHLPLGRAEARARAIQLLRDVGIPSPDERFDQYPHQFSGGMRQRVVIALALAASPKLIIADEPTTALDVSIQAQIISLLRRLCKEKQTAVMLVTHDMGVIAEAADRVAVLYAGRLIEIGPVEQVLHSPRHPYTQGLMASIPSLGARVHKLNQIDGAMPRLDAIPPGCAFNPRCRQAGPRCLRERPELIAAGDGASACWLNAGGTA, encoded by the coding sequence ATGGCTGACATGCAGCAGGCGGTCATCAATGTCCGCAATCTGAAAGTGGAATTTCCCGGCCGTCGCGGCACCGTCACCGCTCTTTCCGATGTGAGCCTTTCGATCCGTCCCGGCGAAATCCTTGGCGTGGTCGGCGAATCCGGAGCGGGCAAATCCATGACCGGCCTTGCCATCCAGGGACTGCTGGAGCGGCCCGGACGCATTGCCGGCGGAGAGGTGTGGCTCGGTGAGCGGCGGATCGACACGCTGAAGGATCGGGAGATGGAGAAGATCCGTGGTCGGGAAATCGGCGCTATCTTCCAGGACCCACTGACCTCGCTCAATCCGCTGTTTACAGTGGGCGCGCAGTTGACCGAAACCATCCGCCAGCATCTGCCGCTCGGCCGTGCCGAGGCGCGCGCCCGGGCCATCCAACTGCTCCGTGATGTTGGCATTCCCTCGCCAGACGAGCGTTTCGACCAGTATCCGCACCAGTTTTCCGGCGGCATGCGCCAGCGTGTGGTGATTGCCTTGGCGCTCGCCGCATCGCCGAAACTGATCATCGCGGACGAGCCGACAACGGCGCTTGACGTTTCCATTCAGGCGCAGATCATTTCGCTGCTGCGTCGCCTGTGCAAGGAAAAGCAGACGGCGGTGATGCTCGTGACCCACGACATGGGCGTGATTGCCGAAGCCGCCGACCGGGTGGCTGTGCTGTATGCGGGCAGGCTGATCGAGATCGGCCCTGTCGAGCAGGTGCTGCATTCGCCGCGCCACCCCTATACGCAAGGGCTTATGGCTTCCATCCCGTCTCTTGGCGCCCGCGTTCACAAGTTGAACCAGATCGATGGCGCCATGCCGAGACTGGATGCGATACCGCCCGGATGCGCCTTCAATCCGCGCTGTCGGCAGGCAGGTCCACGCTGTCTTCGCGAACGCCCCGAACTCATTGCCGCGGGTGACGGCGCCAGCGCCTGCTGGCTGAACGCAGGAGGAACCGCATGA
- a CDS encoding aspartate/glutamate racemase family protein: MSTILVINPNSSVSVTQSMQACLAPLKASTAHNIECIELAKSPPGIETDAHVAEVIPNILDAVGSSDADAFVLACFSDPGIDRVRAATTKPVLGIAESAYLTALSLGRRFGIISLGPSSIARHLRYLEALHLHHRLAADRSIDMTVAQLMATDVVETVARTARLLLDQDGADVIILGCAGLGSYRAKLQETLGIPVIDPVQAGVALAANHLDLSYKR, from the coding sequence TTGTCCACTATTCTGGTCATCAATCCCAACAGTTCTGTTTCCGTTACGCAATCCATGCAGGCCTGTCTTGCACCCTTGAAGGCGTCAACAGCCCACAATATCGAATGCATCGAGCTTGCAAAGTCGCCGCCCGGCATCGAAACCGACGCCCATGTGGCCGAAGTCATCCCCAACATTCTGGACGCTGTCGGCAGCAGCGACGCCGATGCCTTCGTGCTGGCGTGCTTTTCGGATCCAGGGATTGATCGCGTGCGGGCTGCAACCACCAAGCCGGTGCTCGGGATTGCGGAATCGGCCTATCTGACGGCTCTTTCACTAGGTCGCCGTTTCGGCATCATTTCGCTGGGGCCGTCCTCCATCGCGAGGCACCTGCGCTATCTGGAGGCCTTGCACCTGCATCATCGTCTGGCCGCAGACCGCTCGATCGACATGACCGTCGCCCAGCTGATGGCGACCGATGTCGTGGAAACCGTTGCCCGGACGGCGCGCTTGTTGCTGGACCAGGACGGGGCTGATGTCATCATTCTCGGATGCGCCGGCCTTGGGTCCTACCGCGCGAAGCTGCAGGAAACGCTCGGCATTCCGGTCATCGATCCGGTGCAGGCGGGCGTGGCGCTTGCGGCTAACCATCTTGATCTCTCCTACAAAAGGTAA
- a CDS encoding dihydrodipicolinate synthase family protein yields MAHITSSSRGVFVIAVTPFLETGALDHDSIDRMVDFYAEKGADGLTILGMMGEAPKLTQAESIEVTRRTLARAGNMPVVVGVSAPGLAALGELTGAVMDLGAAGVMVAPPSSLRTDEQIIGYYRNVVETVGKDVPVVLQDFPLSTGVQISTKTLRVIFEAHPSIVMLKHEDWPGLQKISDLRQAETEGSRRVSILCGNAGAFLPEEMRRGADGAMTGFAYPEMMANVVRLSNEGRHEAAQDVFDAYLPLVRYEQQPGIGLAVRKYVLAKRGAIGSAAQRRPGAGLNAAAIAEIEMLIARQTRRLETLA; encoded by the coding sequence ATGGCACATATCACGTCAAGCTCCAGAGGCGTTTTCGTCATTGCCGTGACGCCGTTCCTGGAAACAGGTGCGCTCGATCACGACAGTATCGATCGCATGGTCGATTTCTACGCGGAGAAAGGTGCCGACGGGCTGACCATTCTGGGAATGATGGGCGAGGCACCGAAACTTACGCAGGCAGAATCGATTGAGGTCACGCGGCGAACTTTGGCGCGTGCTGGTAATATGCCCGTCGTCGTGGGTGTTTCGGCCCCCGGTCTCGCCGCCCTTGGCGAATTGACCGGTGCCGTGATGGATCTGGGTGCCGCTGGCGTCATGGTTGCGCCGCCCTCATCGCTGCGCACGGACGAGCAGATCATCGGCTATTACCGAAACGTGGTGGAGACCGTCGGGAAAGACGTTCCGGTGGTGCTGCAGGACTTTCCGCTTTCAACCGGCGTGCAGATTTCCACGAAGACGCTGCGCGTCATCTTCGAAGCCCATCCCAGCATCGTCATGCTGAAGCACGAGGACTGGCCGGGACTGCAGAAGATCTCGGATCTGCGTCAGGCCGAGACGGAAGGCAGTCGTCGTGTCTCCATCCTGTGCGGAAATGCAGGCGCCTTCCTGCCGGAAGAAATGCGTCGTGGTGCCGACGGCGCCATGACGGGCTTTGCCTATCCCGAAATGATGGCGAACGTCGTGCGCCTCAGCAATGAAGGCAGGCATGAAGCGGCGCAGGATGTATTCGATGCTTACCTGCCTCTCGTGCGCTATGAACAGCAGCCGGGCATCGGCCTTGCGGTCCGTAAGTATGTGCTTGCCAAACGCGGCGCGATTGGGAGCGCGGCCCAGCGCAGGCCAGGTGCTGGCCTGAATGCTGCGGCCATTGCCGAAATCGAAATGCTGATCGCGCGGCAGACCCGAAGGCTCGAAACTCTTGCTTGA
- a CDS encoding GntR family transcriptional regulator — protein sequence MTEANGPSTQQIVEKVWLSIAERRLRPGVQLKEEQLAGIFAVSRARIRQALTVLERDGLVTIVPNRGAFVSKPSVEEARDVFFVRRTVERCIVERLCKSISKSDLKRLRDHVAKERVANAQDITTDIIKLSGGFHLLLAETVGSDFLFTTMRDLIARSSLITAVYRNTNRFNCGPDEHAEIVDAIAANDAEKAVHLMAHHLDHVESELDLTEIRDLSHDLRAALA from the coding sequence ATGACTGAGGCAAACGGCCCTTCCACACAGCAGATTGTCGAGAAAGTCTGGCTTTCCATTGCGGAGCGCAGACTGCGTCCCGGCGTCCAGTTGAAAGAAGAGCAACTGGCCGGAATCTTCGCCGTCAGCCGTGCCCGCATCCGGCAGGCGCTGACGGTTCTGGAGCGCGATGGTCTTGTCACGATTGTTCCCAATCGCGGCGCCTTCGTATCCAAACCCTCGGTTGAAGAAGCTCGCGACGTGTTCTTCGTTCGCCGCACCGTGGAACGCTGCATTGTCGAACGCTTGTGCAAGTCGATTTCGAAATCGGATCTGAAGCGGTTGCGCGACCATGTCGCAAAGGAGCGGGTCGCGAACGCGCAGGACATTACCACGGATATCATCAAGCTCTCCGGCGGTTTCCATCTCTTGCTCGCCGAGACAGTCGGCTCTGATTTCCTGTTCACGACGATGCGCGATCTCATCGCACGCTCCTCCCTGATCACTGCCGTCTACCGCAACACCAATCGTTTCAACTGCGGTCCGGACGAGCATGCGGAAATCGTGGATGCGATTGCAGCCAACGATGCCGAGAAGGCGGTGCACCTCATGGCACACCATCTCGACCATGTTGAATCGGAGCTCGATCTCACCGAGATCCGTGATCTCTCGCACGACCTGCGCGCAGCGCTTGCCTGA
- a CDS encoding amidohydrolase family protein, whose amino-acid sequence MDDLSQDLGRRPEGRTLVTASWVVGHEDGRHCLLRNGEVVFEHGEILFVGHDFPGEVARRIDYGNALISPGLIDLDALSDLDTTILGTDHHPGWAKGRVWPRSYVEAGPYEMYTPEELAFQKRFAFRQLLLNGITTAAPIASLFYREWGETVAEFDAAADAAGELGLRVYLSPAYRSGGMVLEAPGQMVPVFDEERGFQGLKDAIAYIERQNGRHGDLVRGVLAPDRVETSTLALIKRTDAAARDLGCKFRLHMAQGAMEVETVRKLHGTTAPVWLARAGLLNERLIAPHATNATEEDLALYADHGVSIVHCPLVSGRGGSILNSFSACRKRGINIAMGTDTTPPDMLMNLLVGLITGRIADGAPDRLRSADLFDAATIGGARALGRDDLGHLSVGARADIAVFDLDDAIMAPSIDPITTLVTGGSGKVTRAVFVDGRVSMTSRKVVGMDMHTARVQAQAQYDRLIAKYPERSYGNPPVSDIFPPSYPIVEKAHG is encoded by the coding sequence ATGGACGATCTGTCTCAGGATCTCGGAAGACGTCCCGAAGGTCGTACACTTGTCACCGCAAGCTGGGTCGTCGGTCATGAAGACGGTCGGCACTGCCTGTTGCGCAACGGTGAAGTGGTGTTCGAACACGGAGAAATCCTTTTCGTCGGCCACGACTTTCCGGGCGAAGTGGCGCGCCGCATCGATTATGGCAACGCGCTGATCAGCCCCGGCCTGATCGATCTCGATGCACTGTCCGATCTCGACACGACCATTCTGGGCACAGACCATCACCCTGGCTGGGCGAAGGGTCGCGTGTGGCCGCGCTCCTATGTGGAGGCCGGTCCCTATGAAATGTACACCCCGGAGGAACTGGCGTTCCAGAAACGTTTCGCCTTCAGGCAATTGCTACTGAACGGAATTACGACCGCGGCACCCATCGCATCACTGTTCTACCGGGAGTGGGGCGAGACCGTCGCTGAATTCGATGCTGCCGCCGATGCGGCTGGCGAGCTTGGCCTGCGGGTCTATCTCAGCCCCGCCTATCGCTCGGGTGGCATGGTGCTGGAAGCTCCGGGCCAGATGGTTCCGGTCTTCGATGAGGAGCGCGGTTTTCAGGGACTGAAGGACGCCATTGCCTATATCGAGAGGCAGAACGGTCGCCACGGCGATCTCGTCCGTGGCGTGCTGGCACCGGACCGCGTGGAGACATCGACGCTGGCACTGATAAAGCGTACCGATGCGGCGGCGCGCGATCTCGGCTGCAAGTTCCGTCTGCATATGGCGCAAGGTGCCATGGAAGTGGAAACTGTGCGCAAGCTGCACGGAACGACCGCTCCGGTTTGGCTTGCCAGGGCCGGTTTGTTGAACGAGCGGCTGATTGCGCCGCATGCCACGAATGCGACGGAAGAGGATCTTGCGCTCTACGCGGACCACGGCGTTTCCATCGTTCATTGTCCGCTGGTGTCGGGTCGTGGCGGCAGCATTCTCAATTCCTTCTCCGCCTGCCGCAAGCGCGGCATCAACATTGCCATGGGAACGGATACGACACCGCCGGACATGCTTATGAACCTGCTGGTCGGCCTGATCACCGGTCGCATTGCCGATGGTGCGCCCGACAGGCTTCGCTCTGCAGATCTGTTCGACGCGGCGACCATTGGCGGCGCGCGTGCGCTTGGCCGTGACGATCTCGGTCACCTCTCGGTGGGTGCACGCGCCGATATCGCGGTCTTCGATCTGGACGATGCGATCATGGCACCTTCCATCGATCCGATCACGACGCTGGTGACGGGCGGATCGGGCAAGGTGACCCGTGCAGTCTTCGTCGATGGGCGGGTGTCCATGACATCCCGCAAGGTGGTTGGCATGGACATGCACACAGCCCGCGTTCAAGCTCAAGCGCAATATGATCGCCTGATCGCAAAATATCCGGAGCGTAGCTACGGCAACCCTCCGGTTTCCGACATTTTTCCACCCAGCTACCCGATTGTGGAGAAGGCCCATGGCTGA
- a CDS encoding aspartate/glutamate racemase family protein, with protein sequence MHIRLINPNSTASMTAQALESALRVKQRDTQVTAVNPTDTPVSIEGGADEAMAVPGMLAEIRKGEKQGVDAYVLACFDDPGLHAAREVAKGPVIGICQAGIQVAMTISRRFSIVTTLPRSIPIIEDLVCDYGADRHCRRVRSIDLPVLGLEEDPAAAERLLIREIEAAKKEDGAEAIILGCAGMSALCERLQTVTGVPVIDGVTAAIKLAEALVGAGYTTSKVSAYDYPRIKHAGVAAVA encoded by the coding sequence ATGCATATTCGCCTGATCAATCCCAACTCGACCGCATCCATGACAGCGCAGGCGCTGGAAAGCGCGTTGCGCGTCAAGCAGCGGGACACGCAGGTCACGGCCGTCAATCCGACGGATACGCCGGTCAGCATTGAAGGGGGCGCGGACGAAGCCATGGCCGTGCCGGGCATGCTGGCGGAAATCCGCAAGGGCGAGAAGCAGGGTGTCGATGCCTATGTGCTTGCCTGTTTTGACGATCCCGGCCTTCATGCGGCACGTGAAGTGGCAAAAGGGCCGGTTATCGGCATCTGTCAGGCGGGCATTCAGGTGGCGATGACCATCAGCCGGCGGTTCTCCATCGTCACGACGCTGCCGCGGTCGATACCGATCATCGAGGATCTGGTCTGTGATTATGGCGCAGATCGTCACTGTCGCCGGGTGCGATCCATCGATTTGCCGGTTCTGGGTCTGGAAGAAGACCCTGCCGCTGCCGAGCGCCTGCTGATCCGCGAAATCGAGGCCGCGAAAAAGGAAGACGGTGCGGAAGCCATCATTCTCGGCTGCGCGGGCATGTCGGCGCTGTGCGAGCGCCTGCAGACGGTAACGGGGGTACCCGTCATCGATGGCGTAACGGCCGCCATCAAGCTTGCGGAAGCGCTGGTTGGGGCAGGCTACACCACCTCAAAAGTCAGCGCCTATGATTATCCCCGCATCAAGCATGCCGGGGTGGCCGCCGTCGCCTGA
- a CDS encoding alpha/beta hydrolase, which produces MPLEQNMALAIQENARLIEEDGGQPADLLSRRAQLNRLARFWAEGAPAIAHVEDLTIPGEPSLPARLYRPEAEGDAAILFVHGGGWQQGSIDASDWQARGLAAASGLPVLSISYRLAPEHPFPAPLQDVVRAIEWAMVGGVFRGRPCNRLMLSGASAGANLALGAWLKLRDEGRPLPVAMGLFYGVYGDDLDTPSYREFGDGRFGLPRDAMATYFADYLPDPEMRNSPYAVPMKADLKGFPPLWLGIAELDVLRDDSRWLAERIASSGTTAEVVEYEGMVHGFCARARMVPAARSALADCGKFLRTIVEI; this is translated from the coding sequence GTGCCACTCGAACAGAACATGGCGCTTGCCATCCAGGAAAATGCACGGCTGATCGAAGAGGATGGCGGTCAGCCTGCCGATCTCCTTTCGAGGCGTGCACAGTTGAACCGTCTCGCCCGCTTCTGGGCGGAAGGCGCACCTGCCATCGCGCATGTGGAAGACCTCACGATACCGGGGGAGCCTTCCCTGCCTGCCCGTCTGTACCGTCCGGAAGCTGAAGGTGATGCCGCCATCCTGTTTGTCCATGGCGGCGGCTGGCAACAGGGCTCCATCGACGCCAGCGACTGGCAGGCCCGTGGCCTTGCCGCAGCAAGCGGCCTGCCGGTCCTTTCCATATCCTACCGTCTTGCTCCGGAACATCCCTTCCCCGCACCTCTGCAGGATGTGGTCCGCGCCATCGAATGGGCCATGGTGGGCGGTGTTTTCAGGGGGAGGCCCTGCAACAGGCTGATGCTCAGTGGTGCCTCCGCTGGCGCAAACCTGGCTCTTGGCGCATGGCTCAAACTTCGGGATGAAGGTCGGCCGTTGCCGGTTGCGATGGGTCTGTTCTATGGCGTCTACGGTGATGATCTCGATACGCCAAGCTACCGGGAATTCGGCGACGGGCGATTTGGTCTTCCGCGCGATGCCATGGCGACCTATTTCGCCGATTATCTGCCGGATCCGGAAATGCGTAACAGCCCCTACGCTGTTCCCATGAAGGCCGATCTCAAAGGCTTTCCACCCCTCTGGCTCGGCATAGCGGAACTCGATGTCCTGCGCGATGATTCCCGTTGGCTCGCCGAACGCATTGCATCATCCGGCACGACCGCTGAGGTGGTCGAATACGAGGGCATGGTGCACGGCTTCTGCGCACGGGCGCGCATGGTTCCTGCCGCGCGGTCTGCCCTGGCCGATTGCGGAAAATTCCTGCGGACAATTGTCGAAATTTAA
- a CDS encoding ABC transporter ATP-binding protein, translated as MNQTAKKPQALTVNGLVKTFDVSAPWLNRVIERKPRQFVRAVADIDFSVPAGGCLSIVGESGCGKSTVARLVTGLFKPSAGEIRFAPGRNNAPLSAQMIFQDPYASLNPRWRVKNIIAEPLRELKLRKTAAEVTERVEELLGIVGLSASDGEKFPHEFSGGQRQRISIARALASEPEFLVCDEPTSALDVSVQAQVLNLMRRLQDELGLTYLFISHDMSVVRHMSDRIAVMYLGRIVEEGETEELFANPRHPYTKLLLQTIPNIAEPNRDREPAVGEVPSPLKPPSGCAFHPRCPIATARCSAELPAVRTLATGTRVACHLVTEDAVPV; from the coding sequence ATGAACCAGACGGCGAAGAAACCACAGGCGCTGACCGTCAACGGGCTGGTCAAGACATTCGATGTTTCCGCGCCATGGCTCAACCGCGTGATCGAGCGCAAGCCAAGACAGTTCGTGCGGGCGGTGGCCGATATCGATTTTTCCGTTCCGGCAGGCGGATGCCTCAGCATCGTCGGCGAAAGCGGTTGCGGCAAATCGACCGTTGCGCGGCTGGTGACCGGATTGTTTAAGCCCAGCGCCGGTGAAATCCGCTTCGCGCCAGGGCGCAACAATGCCCCCTTGTCAGCACAGATGATCTTTCAGGATCCCTATGCCTCGCTCAATCCGCGCTGGCGGGTGAAGAACATCATTGCCGAGCCGCTGCGCGAACTGAAGCTGCGTAAGACGGCGGCTGAGGTAACAGAACGGGTCGAGGAATTGCTGGGCATCGTGGGCTTGTCAGCGTCCGATGGCGAGAAGTTTCCGCATGAATTCTCGGGCGGTCAGCGTCAACGTATTTCCATTGCGCGAGCGCTCGCCAGCGAACCGGAATTCCTGGTGTGCGACGAGCCGACCTCGGCGCTCGATGTTTCGGTGCAGGCACAGGTTCTCAATCTGATGCGGCGGTTGCAGGATGAACTTGGCCTGACCTACCTCTTCATCAGCCATGACATGAGCGTGGTAAGACACATGTCGGACCGGATCGCGGTCATGTATCTCGGGCGGATCGTGGAGGAAGGGGAAACGGAAGAGCTGTTCGCCAATCCGCGCCATCCCTACACAAAGCTCCTGTTACAGACGATCCCGAATATTGCCGAGCCGAATCGCGACCGTGAACCGGCGGTAGGGGAGGTGCCGAGCCCGCTGAAGCCACCGAGCGGGTGTGCGTTTCATCCCCGCTGCCCGATTGCGACAGCCCGCTGTTCGGCGGAATTGCCTGCCGTGCGGACGCTGGCTACAGGCACACGGGTGGCGTGTCACCTGGTCACGGAGGATGCGGTTCCTGTCTGA
- a CDS encoding amidohydrolase family protein yields the protein MHDLLLRNVRPMAGESCDILIRNGKIAGFGTFEADGAMPVEDGQGAIIAPGLIDAHTHLDKTTWGMPWHVNNRAAILRGRIDFERENRKQIGIDPHRQSMRHAIGLAANGASHIRSHVDIDTTHGLSLVEGIWQTRDALKGIIDIEIVAFPQSGVMVMPGTVELLDEALRQGCEVLGGIDPCGIDRDPKGQLDILFALAVKHGVDIDIHLHETGDLGAFTMELIFERIRANGMEGRVAISHAFALGMNDYLRVGKLIDEIARLDVAILTTGAPSATVPSIMRLKEAGVRVGGGCDGIQDTWGPWGQPDMLDRAKIIGMKNGLRSDIELAHVLHVVSQGGADVMRLKDYGLAIGCNADFTLLTGETLAHAVVDVAPRPMVVKGGRVVARQGKAIVEMP from the coding sequence ATGCACGACCTTCTTCTGCGCAATGTCCGGCCCATGGCTGGCGAAAGCTGCGACATCCTCATCAGGAACGGCAAGATTGCGGGCTTCGGAACGTTTGAAGCTGACGGCGCAATGCCTGTCGAGGACGGGCAGGGGGCGATCATTGCGCCGGGCCTCATCGACGCCCATACGCATCTCGACAAGACGACCTGGGGCATGCCCTGGCACGTCAACAACCGCGCTGCGATCCTGCGCGGCCGCATCGACTTCGAGCGCGAAAACCGCAAGCAAATCGGCATTGATCCGCATCGGCAATCCATGCGTCACGCCATCGGCCTTGCCGCAAACGGTGCTAGCCATATTCGAAGCCATGTCGATATCGATACGACCCATGGCCTGTCTCTGGTGGAAGGTATCTGGCAGACCCGTGATGCGCTGAAAGGCATCATCGATATCGAGATCGTCGCCTTTCCGCAGTCAGGCGTCATGGTCATGCCGGGAACTGTGGAGCTTCTGGACGAGGCGCTGCGTCAGGGCTGTGAAGTGCTGGGCGGTATCGATCCCTGTGGGATTGATCGCGACCCCAAAGGCCAGTTGGACATTCTCTTTGCGCTGGCGGTGAAGCATGGGGTCGACATCGACATCCATCTTCATGAAACGGGCGATCTGGGCGCCTTCACCATGGAGTTGATCTTCGAGCGCATCCGCGCCAATGGCATGGAAGGTCGTGTTGCCATCAGCCACGCCTTCGCGCTGGGCATGAACGATTACTTACGCGTCGGCAAGCTGATCGACGAGATTGCCCGGCTCGACGTTGCGATCCTGACGACAGGCGCACCCTCGGCGACGGTGCCGTCCATCATGAGGCTGAAGGAAGCGGGTGTGCGGGTTGGCGGCGGCTGCGATGGCATTCAGGATACCTGGGGTCCATGGGGCCAGCCCGACATGCTGGACCGCGCCAAGATCATCGGCATGAAAAACGGACTGCGCTCAGATATTGAACTTGCGCATGTGCTGCATGTCGTTTCGCAAGGCGGAGCCGATGTCATGCGGTTGAAGGATTATGGTCTCGCCATTGGCTGCAACGCCGATTTCACGCTGCTGACCGGTGAGACGCTCGCCCACGCGGTTGTCGATGTCGCGCCGAGGCCCATGGTGGTCAAGGGTGGCCGCGTTGTTGCCCGTCAGGGCAAGGCCATCGTGGAGATGCCGTGA
- a CDS encoding flavin reductase family protein → MEFDFTVLEAQSRYRLLTNFIGPRPIALVTTRSEAGHNNAAPMSFFNVFSHDPPIVVLGIQTRLSGEEKDTVANIRRTQEFAISMVDMTIAQQMLVCGLGFDTEVDELAMAGLTAKDCSQIDVCYPAEAPCVFECRVERLIDYHRRTLVLGEVVHMHVRPECMDAEGRYVDPEHYQPIARLHADNYITSDRQFVLTAPPISDFIKPQDQ, encoded by the coding sequence ATGGAATTCGACTTTACCGTGCTTGAGGCGCAGAGCCGCTACCGTCTGCTGACAAATTTCATCGGCCCGCGTCCGATTGCGCTGGTCACGACCCGCTCTGAGGCCGGACACAACAACGCAGCGCCCATGAGCTTTTTCAACGTATTCTCGCACGATCCGCCCATCGTGGTGCTGGGCATCCAGACACGCCTCTCAGGCGAGGAAAAGGATACGGTTGCCAATATCCGCCGAACGCAGGAATTTGCGATTTCCATGGTGGATATGACGATTGCCCAGCAGATGCTGGTCTGCGGTCTGGGTTTCGATACGGAAGTCGATGAACTGGCCATGGCGGGCCTGACAGCAAAGGACTGCAGCCAGATCGATGTCTGCTATCCCGCGGAGGCTCCTTGCGTATTCGAATGCCGGGTGGAACGCCTGATCGATTACCATCGGCGCACTCTGGTTCTCGGCGAAGTGGTCCATATGCACGTGCGTCCGGAATGCATGGATGCAGAGGGGCGATATGTGGATCCGGAGCATTATCAGCCCATCGCTCGCCTGCATGCCGACAACTACATCACTTCGGACCGCCAGTTCGTTCTGACGGCTCCTCCGATATCCGATTTCATCAAGCCGCAAGACCAGTAA
- a CDS encoding dihydroorotase — translation MGFDLILRGTAVLPDGPLENAWIGISAGKIEAIGTSEPPSDAQVHDCGDELILPGIIDGQTHACSYGGLPGIRSTTRSAIAGGITTIVDMPYDNPAPLNDLQRLKEKVEAIEQHAHAHVALYGTVLPGQSMEDVASLIDGGVVAFKISTFESSPTRFPRISSDQILRLFHALADTPLPLGVHNEDQEIVRAYIAAAKAAGQNGIQAHSASRPPAAELAATAQFLELGASAGAHAHIVHLTTARGFQLVDNYLADGFRATGELCVHYLWFDPERDGEELGARMKVNPPIRPGQIEPLWEEVVSGRVAFVSSDHSSWPIDNKFTDSIFDAGAGVPGLETLLPAFYTAADERGFDAAAMTVEQLCERPAKFFGLWPQKGAIRIGSDADLTVVSRTPQIWNAQNAHDDLNWSPFDGRRFNITVSRTYLSGELAFDGQDILNQPGDGHYVRRGQSHWFE, via the coding sequence ATGGGTTTCGATCTCATCCTGCGTGGAACCGCGGTTCTTCCCGATGGCCCTCTGGAAAATGCCTGGATCGGCATTTCCGCTGGCAAAATTGAAGCCATCGGCACCAGTGAGCCGCCCTCGGACGCACAGGTCCATGATTGCGGCGACGAGCTGATCCTGCCCGGCATCATTGACGGCCAGACGCATGCCTGCAGCTATGGCGGACTGCCCGGCATCCGCTCCACCACGCGCTCGGCCATCGCCGGCGGCATCACCACCATCGTCGACATGCCCTATGACAATCCGGCACCTCTCAATGACCTGCAAAGGCTGAAGGAGAAAGTCGAAGCCATCGAGCAGCATGCCCATGCCCATGTGGCGCTCTATGGAACCGTTCTGCCCGGCCAATCGATGGAGGATGTCGCGTCGCTGATCGACGGTGGCGTTGTTGCCTTCAAGATCTCGACCTTCGAAAGCAGCCCGACCCGGTTTCCGCGCATATCGTCGGATCAGATATTGCGTCTTTTCCACGCCCTCGCCGATACCCCGCTGCCGCTCGGTGTCCATAATGAGGATCAGGAGATTGTGCGCGCCTATATTGCAGCGGCAAAGGCCGCCGGACAGAACGGCATACAGGCCCATTCCGCCAGCCGCCCTCCCGCCGCCGAGCTTGCGGCGACGGCGCAGTTTCTGGAGCTTGGTGCCTCAGCCGGTGCCCATGCCCATATTGTTCACCTGACAACAGCGCGCGGCTTCCAGCTGGTAGACAACTATCTGGCAGATGGTTTCCGCGCGACAGGCGAGCTTTGCGTTCACTATTTGTGGTTCGATCCGGAGCGCGATGGCGAGGAACTGGGTGCCCGCATGAAGGTCAATCCGCCCATTCGCCCTGGCCAGATCGAGCCCTTGTGGGAGGAAGTCGTATCTGGCCGCGTCGCCTTCGTCAGTTCGGACCATTCCAGTTGGCCGATCGACAACAAGTTTACAGACTCCATCTTCGACGCCGGTGCAGGCGTTCCGGGCCTTGAGACACTGTTGCCTGCCTTCTACACCGCCGCCGATGAACGCGGTTTCGATGCCGCGGCAATGACCGTGGAACAACTGTGTGAGCGGCCAGCAAAGTTCTTCGGTCTTTGGCCGCAAAAGGGCGCGATCCGGATTGGATCGGATGCGGATCTGACCGTCGTCAGCCGGACGCCACAGATCTGGAACGCGCAGAACGCCCATGATGACCTGAACTGGAGCCCGTTTGACGGTCGTCGCTTCAACATCACCGTCAGCCGGACCTATCTCTCAGGCGAACTCGCCTTCGACGGACAAGACATCCTCAACCAGCCCGGCGACGGACACTATGTGCGCCGTGGTCAATCCCATTGGTTCGAATAG